Proteins from a genomic interval of Tumebacillus sp. BK434:
- a CDS encoding helix-turn-helix transcriptional regulator encodes MESLGQKIRQRRQEKGLTQSQLAEGLVSASAISQIEADKINPSYKLLCQIAERLEVPLDFFLTETGEYLEHSTSHKLAKTLILAKEYANAVPILENLLATGGGDELDLLMDLSTCLLQLDNLSTVKELLEKVTTMSLKADDHRAHVWALHRLGLVYYKQHNLSLAMHYWQRAYDSLHEMDVDDSFLKAEITTNLAVTYNRLGHYDQSTDLFLNSQDLLKNSSNLYHLATNYLGLGRSHYGKKEYKQAQEYWQEAMTLFKSLDHIQYSIMVKENFAILRGELGEHEAALEILQECTRQYVELGLEQLLSNNHAEIAKILIRLGRDEAASEHLDQALALCQPHSKYHAQCYNVSSLLYAFRHEYEAAIEAALQSAELFRELEMVHDYHRMRLHVSDLFKKLGDYKSSTEILEETQHYIQNYFRDKGILL; translated from the coding sequence ATGGAATCTCTTGGCCAGAAGATCAGGCAGCGGCGTCAGGAAAAGGGACTGACCCAGAGCCAGCTCGCCGAAGGTTTGGTTAGCGCCAGCGCGATCTCGCAGATTGAAGCGGACAAGATCAACCCGTCTTACAAACTGCTCTGCCAGATCGCGGAACGTCTTGAGGTTCCCCTCGACTTTTTCCTGACCGAGACCGGGGAGTATCTGGAGCATTCCACTTCCCACAAGCTTGCCAAGACGTTGATCCTAGCAAAAGAATATGCGAACGCAGTTCCGATCTTAGAGAACTTGCTCGCAACAGGTGGCGGGGATGAACTCGACCTGCTGATGGACCTCTCGACATGTCTTCTCCAATTGGATAATTTGAGCACCGTCAAAGAGCTGCTCGAAAAAGTCACGACGATGTCCTTGAAGGCGGACGATCACCGTGCCCACGTCTGGGCGTTGCACCGGTTGGGGCTGGTGTACTACAAACAGCACAACCTGTCCCTCGCCATGCACTACTGGCAGCGCGCGTACGACTCGCTCCACGAGATGGACGTCGACGACTCCTTCCTGAAAGCGGAGATCACGACCAACTTGGCGGTGACTTATAACCGGCTGGGCCATTACGACCAGTCGACCGACCTGTTTCTCAACTCGCAGGACCTGTTGAAAAACTCGTCCAACCTGTACCACCTCGCCACCAACTATCTGGGGCTCGGCCGGTCGCACTATGGCAAAAAAGAGTACAAACAGGCGCAGGAGTATTGGCAGGAAGCGATGACGCTGTTTAAAAGTCTCGATCACATTCAGTATTCGATCATGGTCAAAGAGAACTTCGCCATCTTGCGCGGAGAGCTCGGCGAACATGAAGCCGCGCTGGAGATTCTGCAGGAGTGCACCCGGCAATATGTTGAGCTCGGCTTGGAACAGCTCTTGTCCAACAACCACGCGGAGATCGCGAAGATACTGATTCGGCTGGGGCGGGACGAAGCTGCATCCGAACACCTCGATCAGGCGCTCGCGCTGTGCCAGCCTCACTCCAAGTATCACGCACAATGCTACAACGTGAGCTCGCTATTGTATGCGTTTCGTCATGAGTACGAAGCGGCGATCGAAGCGGCGCTGCAGAGCGCGGAGCTCTTCCGCGAGCTGGAGATGGTACACGATTATCACAGGATGAGATTGCATGTCAGCGACTTGTTCAAAAAGTTGGGAGATTATAAATCTTCTACAGAAATTTTGGAAGAAACCCAACACTATATACAAAACTATTTTAGAGACAAGGGGATCTTACTATGA
- a CDS encoding electron transfer flavoprotein subunit beta/FixA family protein, producing MMLHIVVCVKQVPDSREIRIDPKTNTLVRDGVPAIANFYDMHGLEEALRIKETTGAKITVVCMGPPPAEKSLKQCISLGADDAVLVTDRGFAGADTLATSYVLGLTIQKVAEEFGPVDIVFCGKQTLDGDTGQVGPGIACRLDLEQLTYVSKVEHIDVDNRRITVQRLLEDGVEVVQTKMPVLITALKELNNVRRAPLPGMIRAAKFKPVIWTTQDFPGLDRTKIGLKGSPTIVAKTWVPESKQVNTEFLAAESPEGAAAAVVEKLWASELPVRFGW from the coding sequence ATGATGCTACATATCGTGGTCTGTGTCAAACAAGTGCCGGACTCCCGGGAGATCCGCATCGACCCGAAGACGAACACGCTGGTTCGTGACGGAGTGCCGGCGATCGCCAACTTTTACGATATGCATGGACTGGAAGAAGCCTTGCGCATCAAAGAGACGACGGGGGCCAAGATCACGGTGGTCTGCATGGGGCCGCCGCCCGCAGAAAAGTCGCTCAAACAGTGCATTTCACTGGGCGCCGACGACGCGGTGCTCGTCACCGACCGCGGCTTTGCGGGCGCTGATACGCTCGCCACGTCCTACGTGCTGGGGCTGACGATTCAGAAAGTCGCGGAGGAGTTTGGGCCGGTCGACATCGTGTTCTGCGGCAAACAGACGCTTGACGGCGACACCGGGCAAGTAGGACCTGGCATCGCCTGCCGCCTCGATTTGGAGCAGTTGACCTATGTGTCGAAAGTGGAACACATCGACGTGGACAACCGCCGTATCACCGTCCAGCGCCTGCTCGAGGACGGGGTGGAAGTGGTGCAGACGAAAATGCCCGTGCTGATCACGGCGCTCAAAGAGCTGAACAACGTGCGCCGCGCCCCGCTGCCGGGCATGATCCGCGCGGCGAAGTTCAAGCCGGTGATTTGGACAACCCAAGATTTCCCCGGCCTCGACCGCACCAAGATCGGTCTGAAAGGGTCGCCGACGATCGTCGCCAAAACGTGGGTGCCGGAAAGCAAGCAGGTGAACACCGAGTTCCTCGCAGCAGAGTCACCGGAAGGCGCAGCAGCAGCTGTCGTCGAGAAGCTCTGGGCGAGCGAACTGCCGGTCCGCTTCGGCTGGTAA
- a CDS encoding electron transfer flavoprotein subunit alpha/FixB family protein: protein MAEENKQKNTPDEMPDWSAYRGVMIFIEQRAGSAKSVSWQLLGEGRKLADKLEVDLIALVIGHDTGQLAKDAIAYGADRVYAADAPELKAYRTRPYSRVALHVIRDVKPEIVLFGATATGRDLAGAIATHLPTGLTADCTILDVEPHPSRLLLASRPAFSEKMLATILCKQYRPQMATARAGVFEALPYDSTRSGEIHTVPSLMAESEIDAQVLQFIAATERFDIEEAEVIVAGGRGLGGPEPFKMLQELADALGGVVGASRAAVDAGWIKHAHQVGQTGYTVRPKLYIAVGISGAVQHVVGMQNSDCIIAINRDQDAPIFKVANYAIVGDLFKIVPALTEAVKAKRSAGKQIPQEVAD, encoded by the coding sequence ATGGCAGAAGAGAACAAACAGAAAAACACGCCGGACGAGATGCCGGACTGGTCGGCCTACCGCGGTGTGATGATCTTTATCGAACAGCGCGCCGGGAGCGCGAAAAGCGTCTCCTGGCAACTGCTCGGCGAAGGGCGCAAGCTGGCCGACAAGTTGGAAGTCGATCTGATCGCACTCGTGATCGGTCACGACACCGGGCAGTTGGCGAAAGATGCGATCGCGTACGGCGCAGACCGCGTCTATGCGGCCGATGCGCCGGAGTTGAAAGCGTACCGCACCCGGCCATATTCGCGGGTCGCTCTGCACGTGATCCGCGACGTGAAGCCGGAGATCGTGCTGTTTGGTGCGACGGCGACCGGGCGCGACCTCGCCGGCGCGATCGCCACGCATCTGCCGACCGGGTTGACGGCCGACTGTACGATCCTCGACGTCGAGCCGCATCCGAGCCGGTTGCTGCTCGCGTCCCGCCCTGCTTTTTCCGAAAAAATGCTGGCGACGATCCTCTGCAAACAGTACCGCCCGCAGATGGCGACCGCCCGCGCCGGGGTGTTCGAAGCGCTGCCGTACGACAGCACCCGCAGCGGGGAGATTCACACCGTTCCGTCCCTGATGGCGGAGTCGGAGATCGATGCGCAAGTGCTGCAGTTTATCGCAGCGACGGAACGCTTCGACATCGAAGAGGCGGAAGTGATCGTCGCCGGCGGGAGGGGTCTTGGCGGACCGGAGCCGTTCAAGATGCTGCAGGAGCTGGCCGACGCTCTGGGCGGCGTGGTCGGAGCTTCGCGCGCGGCGGTCGATGCGGGCTGGATCAAGCATGCGCATCAGGTGGGGCAGACCGGCTATACGGTGCGCCCCAAGCTGTACATCGCCGTTGGCATCTCAGGTGCGGTGCAGCATGTGGTCGGGATGCAAAACTCCGACTGCATCATCGCGATCAACCGCGACCAGGACGCGCCGATCTTTAAAGTGGCGAACTACGCGATCGTAGGCGACCTGTTCAAGATCGTCCCGGCGCTGACCGAAGCGGTCAAAGCGAAGCGCTCCGCAGGCAAGCAAATTCCGCAAGAAGTCGCCGACTAG
- a CDS encoding FAD-dependent oxidoreductase: MEKFDAVIVGAGPAGAAAALTMARAGLSVVLLERGEFPGSKNVFGGVLYRKQLEDIVPEFWKEAPLERKIVEQNLWIMGRDAVTKLGHRNEGFKDPANCWTGMRVKFDQWFANKAVEAGALPVYETVALELIREGGKVVGVRTDREAGDLYADVVVIADGVNSLLGKSLGIHKEWAPDQVSLAVKEQIFLPKEKILDRFGLEGDEGATIEFAGETSLGMTGLGFLYTNKDSISLGIGVMVSDLKKSRVKPYHLLEEVKNHPAIRKLIQGGETKEYAGHLIPEGGLAAVPQLSGDGWVVCGDAAQLINFVHREGTNLAMTSGRFAAEAIIAAKEKGDYSRASLALYDRKVAESFIRKDLKKYQGLHGLLNEMDPRLLFTDLPKAINAAAFEMLKVDGKSKAEKQRFAIDHIKRTAGGTWDLVKLGWKGWRAING, encoded by the coding sequence ATGGAAAAATTTGATGCTGTCATCGTCGGCGCAGGTCCGGCCGGAGCTGCAGCCGCACTGACGATGGCACGGGCCGGGCTGTCGGTCGTGCTGCTGGAGCGCGGCGAGTTCCCCGGTTCGAAAAATGTCTTCGGCGGTGTCCTCTACCGCAAACAGCTCGAGGACATCGTGCCGGAGTTCTGGAAGGAAGCACCGCTGGAGCGCAAGATCGTCGAACAAAACCTCTGGATCATGGGCCGGGATGCGGTGACGAAGCTCGGTCACCGCAACGAAGGCTTCAAAGACCCGGCGAACTGCTGGACCGGGATGCGCGTCAAATTTGACCAGTGGTTTGCGAACAAAGCGGTGGAAGCGGGCGCCTTGCCCGTCTATGAGACGGTGGCGCTGGAACTGATCCGCGAAGGCGGCAAAGTGGTCGGCGTGCGCACCGACCGCGAAGCCGGCGATCTCTACGCCGATGTGGTCGTCATCGCCGACGGCGTCAACTCGCTGCTCGGCAAGTCGCTAGGTATCCACAAAGAGTGGGCGCCCGATCAGGTGTCGCTGGCTGTCAAAGAGCAGATCTTCCTGCCGAAAGAAAAGATTCTCGACCGCTTCGGCCTTGAAGGCGATGAAGGCGCGACGATCGAGTTCGCCGGGGAAACGTCGCTTGGCATGACCGGGCTCGGCTTCCTCTACACCAACAAAGATTCGATCTCGCTTGGCATCGGCGTGATGGTGTCCGACCTGAAAAAAAGCAGAGTCAAGCCGTATCATCTGCTCGAAGAGGTCAAAAACCACCCGGCGATTCGTAAACTGATCCAAGGCGGTGAGACGAAGGAATACGCCGGCCACCTGATACCGGAAGGGGGCTTAGCGGCGGTGCCGCAGCTGTCGGGCGACGGCTGGGTCGTCTGCGGCGATGCGGCACAGCTGATCAACTTCGTCCACCGCGAAGGCACCAACCTCGCGATGACATCGGGCCGCTTCGCGGCGGAAGCGATCATCGCAGCGAAAGAAAAAGGCGACTATTCCAGAGCGTCGCTGGCTCTCTACGACCGCAAAGTGGCCGAGTCGTTCATCCGCAAAGACCTCAAGAAATACCAGGGTCTGCACGGGCTGTTGAACGAGATGGACCCCCGACTGCTCTTCACCGATCTGCCGAAAGCGATCAATGCGGCCGCTTTTGAGATGCTCAAGGTTGACGGCAAGAGCAAGGCGGAGAAGCAGCGCTTTGCGATCGACCATATCAAACGGACGGCCGGCGGCACGTGGGATCTCGTCAAGCTGGGCTGGAAAGGATGGAGGGCGATCAACGGATGA
- a CDS encoding 4Fe-4S dicluster domain-containing protein: MSENKGTTIEEKLYTIRYKVDDISHLIIKDQQVCAKCPTKECNDFCPADVYSWADLTTHVAFENCIECGTCRIGCPDYNIEWVYPKGGHGITYKFG; the protein is encoded by the coding sequence ATGAGCGAAAACAAAGGGACAACGATCGAAGAGAAGTTGTATACGATCCGCTACAAAGTGGACGATATCTCGCATTTGATCATCAAAGACCAGCAGGTCTGCGCGAAATGCCCGACCAAAGAGTGCAACGATTTCTGTCCGGCCGACGTGTACTCGTGGGCCGACCTGACCACGCACGTGGCGTTCGAAAACTGCATCGAGTGCGGCACTTGCCGCATCGGCTGCCCGGACTACAACATCGAGTGGGTCTATCCGAAAGGCGGTCATGGCATCACCTACAAGTTCGGCTGA
- a CDS encoding GNAT family N-acetyltransferase, with the protein MAIHTEQITTEAQYEQALQIRMIVFVQEQNVPPELEVDEHENEAIHVLACDEDGQPVATGRIRAYKDGAGKMERIAVMKAGRGKGYGAAVMHKLEEIGREQGFTSFILEAQTHAEAFYEKLGYRTISDEPFLDAGIWHVRMIKEA; encoded by the coding sequence ATGGCAATCCACACCGAACAGATCACGACAGAAGCACAATATGAGCAGGCGCTGCAGATCCGCATGATCGTCTTTGTCCAGGAGCAGAACGTTCCGCCGGAGCTCGAAGTCGACGAACACGAAAATGAAGCGATCCATGTGCTGGCCTGCGATGAAGACGGCCAGCCGGTTGCGACCGGACGGATTCGCGCTTACAAGGACGGAGCGGGCAAGATGGAGCGCATCGCCGTCATGAAAGCAGGGCGCGGCAAAGGATATGGAGCTGCTGTCATGCATAAGCTTGAAGAAATCGGACGCGAACAGGGCTTCACGAGCTTCATCCTCGAAGCGCAGACGCACGCGGAGGCATTTTATGAAAAGCTCGGCTACCGGACCATTTCGGACGAACCGTTTTTGGATGCGGGCATCTGGCATGTGCGCATGATCAAAGAAGCGTAA
- the lspA gene encoding signal peptidase II — translation MNKNLLAFWLSACFVFGLDRITKVWAERSLVPGEKVPGIAGWYDWSLYYNPGAAGGIFSGHTEFLITVSALAVLALVWYMKKGGHDGNLWLQVGLGLMLGGALGNLFDRVFYHHVIDFINPIGESYIFNIADKGIRYGLYLGLVGLIVSRRNLKRAAKKHAAPEQTLEQ, via the coding sequence ATGAACAAGAACCTGTTGGCGTTTTGGCTGTCCGCGTGCTTCGTCTTCGGACTCGACCGGATCACGAAAGTGTGGGCGGAGCGCTCGCTGGTGCCGGGGGAAAAGGTGCCGGGCATCGCAGGCTGGTATGACTGGTCGCTCTACTACAATCCGGGCGCTGCCGGCGGCATTTTCAGCGGCCACACCGAGTTTTTGATCACCGTTTCCGCCTTGGCGGTGCTTGCGCTGGTCTGGTATATGAAAAAAGGCGGGCATGACGGCAACCTCTGGCTGCAGGTCGGCTTGGGCCTGATGCTTGGCGGGGCGCTCGGCAACCTGTTTGACCGCGTGTTTTACCACCATGTGATCGACTTCATCAATCCGATCGGCGAGTCGTACATCTTCAATATCGCCGACAAAGGCATTCGCTACGGGCTGTATCTGGGGCTGGTCGGCCTGATCGTGTCGCGGCGCAACTTGAAGCGGGCTGCGAAAAAGCACGCTGCGCCGGAACAGACGCTGGAGCAATAA
- the abc-f gene encoding ribosomal protection-like ABC-F family protein, translated as MIVSVQHVQKYYGANLVLTDLTLEIKEGDRVGLIGRNGEGKTTLFKMISGEQPYDGGQIHIRKGTKIGCLAQIPDYGDETTVYEVIARGYTELRACQRQIGELEAQMTDPAVYADEAKLNAVLAQYDKARERFEREGGYEMEANIERVANGLGVPQEQYRRPFASLSGGEKTKIGLAALLLEQPDLLLLDEPTNHLDMKAIEWLEGYLRDYAGTVVIISHDRYFLDKVATKVIEIEDGEAFTYHTNYSGYQKEKEDRLLLEFAQYQEQQKKIKKMQETIKRLYDWARRNPQNPKFHRQAASIQKALDRMEKLKRPKLEQEAMELQWKMKDRSGERVVVIEDAAKSFGERTLFQGVHDVLTYGERVFLIGDNGAGKSTLFKLILGQDAPSQGSVKLGSRVEVGYLAQEEAPQDEEKTVLQYFKEEVRMEEGQARGQLARFQFFGPDVFRAVKNLSGGEWSRLRLALLMFKKPNLLLLDEPTNHLDIVSREALEEALDEFPGTLLVISHDRYFINRLASKIWALENGGLTRYLGDFDFYKEKAADAPLAAPAVLPQPPVLKAPVMQEKKGNLFQKAKIEERIAELEAQLKRLDAELLDPVHGIDSAKLTTLSADRDAAQAELDAAIERWMELEA; from the coding sequence ATGATCGTAAGCGTACAACACGTTCAAAAATATTATGGCGCCAACCTGGTGCTGACCGACTTGACACTGGAGATCAAAGAAGGAGACCGCGTCGGGCTGATCGGGCGCAACGGGGAAGGCAAGACCACCTTGTTTAAGATGATCAGCGGGGAGCAGCCGTACGACGGCGGGCAGATTCACATCCGCAAAGGCACGAAGATCGGCTGTCTGGCACAGATTCCCGACTATGGGGATGAGACGACCGTCTATGAGGTGATCGCGCGGGGTTACACGGAGCTGCGCGCCTGTCAGCGCCAGATCGGCGAGCTGGAAGCGCAGATGACCGACCCGGCCGTCTATGCGGACGAAGCGAAGCTGAACGCCGTGCTGGCCCAGTACGACAAGGCCCGCGAACGCTTCGAGCGAGAAGGCGGCTATGAGATGGAAGCGAACATCGAGCGTGTGGCCAATGGCCTTGGCGTGCCGCAGGAGCAGTACCGGCGCCCGTTCGCCTCGTTGTCAGGCGGGGAGAAGACGAAGATCGGTCTGGCCGCGCTGCTGCTCGAACAGCCCGATCTGCTCTTGCTCGACGAGCCGACCAACCATTTGGACATGAAGGCGATCGAGTGGCTGGAAGGGTACTTGCGCGACTATGCCGGCACCGTGGTGATCATCTCGCATGACCGCTATTTTCTGGACAAAGTGGCGACTAAAGTGATCGAGATCGAAGACGGAGAAGCGTTTACGTACCATACGAACTACAGCGGGTACCAGAAGGAGAAAGAGGACCGGCTGCTGCTCGAATTCGCGCAGTATCAGGAACAGCAAAAGAAGATCAAGAAGATGCAGGAAACGATCAAGCGCCTGTACGACTGGGCGCGCCGCAACCCGCAGAATCCGAAGTTCCACCGCCAGGCTGCATCGATCCAAAAGGCGCTCGACCGCATGGAGAAGCTGAAGCGCCCGAAGCTGGAGCAAGAGGCGATGGAACTGCAGTGGAAGATGAAAGACCGCTCCGGCGAGCGCGTCGTCGTGATCGAAGACGCGGCGAAATCGTTTGGCGAGCGCACGCTGTTTCAAGGGGTCCACGATGTGCTGACCTACGGCGAGCGCGTGTTTTTGATCGGCGACAACGGGGCAGGAAAGAGCACCTTGTTCAAGTTGATCCTCGGGCAGGATGCGCCGAGTCAAGGCAGCGTCAAGCTCGGGTCGCGCGTCGAAGTCGGCTATCTGGCGCAGGAGGAAGCGCCGCAGGATGAGGAGAAGACCGTTCTGCAGTATTTTAAAGAAGAGGTGCGGATGGAAGAAGGGCAGGCGCGCGGACAACTGGCGCGATTCCAGTTCTTCGGCCCTGATGTGTTCCGCGCCGTGAAAAATCTCTCCGGCGGCGAGTGGAGCCGGCTGCGTCTGGCGCTCCTGATGTTTAAGAAGCCCAACCTGCTCCTGCTCGACGAGCCGACCAACCATCTGGACATCGTTTCCCGCGAGGCGCTGGAAGAAGCGCTCGACGAGTTTCCGGGCACGCTGCTCGTCATCTCCCATGACCGCTATTTTATCAATCGGCTGGCCAGCAAGATCTGGGCGCTTGAAAACGGCGGGCTGACGCGCTACTTGGGCGACTTCGATTTTTATAAGGAAAAAGCAGCCGATGCGCCGCTTGCCGCTCCGGCTGTGCTGCCACAACCGCCCGTACTGAAAGCGCCGGTTATGCAGGAAAAGAAAGGAAATCTTTTCCAAAAGGCTAAAATAGAAGAAAGGATCGCCGAGCTGGAAGCGCAGTTGAAACGGCTCGATGCTGAGCTCCTCGACCCGGTGCACGGGATAGACTCGGCCAAGCTGACCACCCTGTCGGCCGATCGCGATGCTGCACAGGCGGAGCTTGATGCGGCAATCGAAAGATGGATGGAGTTGGAAGCGTGA
- the modA gene encoding molybdate ABC transporter substrate-binding protein codes for MKRSRLALVAAAMLLVGCSQAEPAAVKQEEIVLSAAASLSEPLATLKAEFEQEHGDMKVTINLGASGTLQKQIEQGAPADLFWSAGKTQMDALEKQGLLLDGTRRNAAVNQLVLVVKESGPASFQDLANPAVKKVGMGTPETVPAGKYAQEALTHYGIWDAVQPKAVFGKDVKQVLTYVERGDVDAGLVYRSDAHASKQVKIAATAGSDAHSPIVYPLAVLKSSQHQRAAKELLEFLSGDHAQQVLEQNGFAKN; via the coding sequence ATGAAACGAAGTCGTTTGGCACTGGTGGCAGCCGCGATGTTGCTGGTCGGCTGTTCACAGGCCGAGCCTGCCGCCGTGAAGCAGGAGGAGATCGTCCTCTCGGCGGCGGCGAGTCTGTCCGAGCCGCTGGCAACGCTCAAGGCTGAGTTCGAACAGGAGCATGGTGACATGAAGGTGACGATCAACCTCGGCGCGTCGGGCACCTTGCAAAAGCAGATCGAGCAGGGGGCACCGGCCGACCTGTTCTGGTCGGCGGGCAAGACTCAGATGGATGCGCTGGAGAAGCAAGGGCTGCTGCTCGACGGCACCCGGCGCAATGCGGCGGTCAACCAACTGGTGCTGGTGGTGAAGGAGTCCGGGCCGGCCTCCTTCCAAGACCTCGCCAACCCGGCTGTCAAAAAGGTCGGCATGGGCACCCCGGAGACCGTACCGGCCGGGAAGTACGCCCAAGAAGCGCTGACCCACTACGGCATCTGGGACGCCGTGCAGCCGAAAGCGGTGTTCGGCAAAGACGTCAAGCAAGTCCTCACCTATGTCGAGCGCGGCGATGTTGACGCCGGCCTCGTCTACCGCTCCGATGCCCACGCCTCGAAGCAGGTCAAAATCGCAGCGACCGCGGGATCGGACGCTCATTCTCCGATCGTCTATCCGCTGGCGGTGTTGAAAAGCAGCCAGCATCAACGGGCGGCCAAGGAATTGCTTGAATTCTTGAGCGGGGATCACGCGCAGCAGGTGCTCGAACAAAACGGCTTCGCGAAAAACTAG
- the modB gene encoding molybdate ABC transporter permease subunit, whose amino-acid sequence MDDSFWSPVWLSLKVAGWATLITVVFGTLAGKLMARRKFRGRTAVESLLLLPMVMPPTVVGFGLLVLLGKSGLGQIFPDGGILFTWHAAVTAGAVVAFPLMYQAAKTGFEMVDPELEAVATTFGANAWQVFWHVTLPLAWPVWLSGVLLSFVRALGEFGATLMVAGNIPGRTQTLPLGIYNAVESGREGLAWAWVACLFLFSFFMMWLIRRLGAKAI is encoded by the coding sequence ATGGATGATTCATTTTGGTCACCGGTCTGGCTTTCACTGAAAGTCGCCGGATGGGCCACCTTGATCACCGTCGTCTTCGGCACGCTGGCCGGGAAGTTGATGGCACGCCGAAAATTTCGGGGGCGAACGGCGGTGGAGTCGCTGCTGCTGCTCCCGATGGTGATGCCGCCGACGGTGGTCGGCTTCGGCTTGCTGGTGCTGCTCGGGAAGTCAGGGCTGGGTCAAATTTTCCCCGACGGCGGAATTTTGTTCACCTGGCATGCCGCCGTGACGGCAGGAGCTGTCGTCGCGTTTCCGCTGATGTATCAGGCGGCAAAGACGGGGTTTGAAATGGTCGATCCGGAGCTGGAAGCGGTCGCGACCACGTTTGGCGCCAATGCCTGGCAGGTGTTTTGGCACGTGACGCTGCCGCTGGCCTGGCCGGTCTGGCTGTCCGGCGTTCTGTTAAGTTTTGTCAGGGCGCTGGGCGAATTTGGCGCGACGCTGATGGTGGCCGGAAACATTCCGGGCCGGACGCAGACGCTGCCGCTCGGCATCTACAACGCGGTGGAAAGCGGCCGCGAAGGGCTTGCCTGGGCTTGGGTGGCATGTCTGTTCCTCTTTTCCTTCTTCATGATGTGGTTGATCAGACGGCTTGGGGCAAAAGCTATATAA